One Mycolicibacterium sarraceniae genomic window carries:
- the katG gene encoding catalase/peroxidase HPI, translated as MRIKPPVEGGSNRDWWPNAVNLKILQKNPPAIDPTDEGYDYREAVKTLDFEAFERDFDALLTDSQAWWPADFGHYGPLFVRMSWHAAGTYRVEDGRGGGGRGMQRFAPLNSWPDNVSLDKARRLLWPLKKKYGSKISWSDLIVYAGNRAQEHMGFTTAGFAFGRPDFWEPEEDIYWGAEHEWLGSQDRYSGSDRTKLENPLAASHMGLIYVNPEGPEGNPDPVAAAVDIRETFGRMAMNDIETAALIVGGHTFGKTHGATDIENGVEPEAAPLEQLGLGWSNPGVGNEAVSSGLEVTWTHTPTKWDNSFLEILYGNEWELTRSPQGANQWKPKDGGWANSVPMAQGSGKTHPSMLTTDLSMRMDPVYGEITRRWLDHPEELAEEYAKAWFKLLHRDLGPVVRYLGPLVPKQTWLWQDIIPAGKSLSADQVATLKSAIADSGLTVPQLVSTAWKAASCYRSSDMRGGANGGRIRLQPQLGWEANEPDELAQVISKLEQIQASAGVDVSFADLVVLAGNVGVEKAAKAAGFDIEVPFTPGRGDATQEQTDVDSFSYLEPRADGFRNYAGKGLSLPAEYHIIDKANLLNVSAPEMTVLVGGLRVLGANFGGTKLGVLTDKPGVLTTDFFVNLLDMSTKWAPSSADDGTYVGTDRTSGADKYTASRVDLLFGSNSQLRALAEVYAEDGAKEKFVKDFVAAWVKVMDADRFDVA; from the coding sequence ATGCGCATCAAGCCGCCCGTCGAGGGTGGCAGCAACCGCGACTGGTGGCCCAACGCGGTGAATCTCAAGATCCTGCAGAAGAATCCGCCCGCCATCGACCCGACGGACGAAGGCTACGACTACCGCGAGGCCGTCAAGACGCTCGACTTCGAGGCCTTCGAGCGCGATTTCGATGCCCTGCTGACGGATTCGCAGGCCTGGTGGCCCGCCGACTTCGGACACTACGGCCCGCTCTTCGTCCGGATGTCTTGGCACGCCGCCGGTACCTACCGGGTGGAGGACGGCCGTGGAGGCGGCGGGCGAGGGATGCAACGCTTCGCGCCGCTGAACAGCTGGCCCGATAACGTCAGCCTGGACAAGGCCCGCCGCCTGCTGTGGCCGCTCAAGAAGAAGTACGGCAGCAAGATCTCCTGGTCCGACCTGATCGTCTACGCCGGAAACCGGGCCCAAGAGCACATGGGGTTCACGACCGCCGGTTTCGCTTTCGGTCGCCCCGACTTCTGGGAGCCCGAGGAGGACATCTACTGGGGCGCCGAGCACGAGTGGCTGGGTTCGCAGGACCGCTACTCCGGCAGTGACAGGACCAAGCTGGAGAACCCGCTGGCCGCCAGTCACATGGGTCTGATCTACGTCAACCCCGAAGGCCCCGAAGGCAATCCGGATCCGGTTGCAGCGGCTGTCGACATCCGCGAGACGTTCGGCCGGATGGCGATGAACGATATCGAGACCGCGGCCCTGATCGTCGGTGGCCACACCTTCGGCAAGACCCACGGTGCCACCGATATCGAGAACGGCGTGGAACCCGAAGCGGCCCCGCTCGAGCAGCTGGGCCTGGGCTGGAGCAACCCCGGCGTCGGCAATGAGGCCGTCAGTAGCGGTCTGGAGGTGACCTGGACCCATACCCCCACCAAGTGGGACAACTCATTCCTGGAAATCCTTTACGGCAACGAGTGGGAGCTCACCAGGAGCCCCCAGGGTGCCAACCAGTGGAAGCCCAAGGATGGCGGCTGGGCCAACTCGGTGCCCATGGCGCAGGGCAGCGGTAAGACCCACCCGTCGATGCTGACCACTGATCTGTCGATGCGGATGGATCCGGTCTACGGCGAGATCACCCGCCGGTGGCTGGATCATCCCGAGGAGCTCGCCGAGGAGTACGCCAAGGCGTGGTTCAAGCTGCTGCACCGCGATCTGGGTCCGGTGGTTCGTTACCTCGGACCGCTGGTGCCCAAGCAGACCTGGCTGTGGCAGGACATCATTCCCGCCGGCAAGAGCCTGTCGGCCGATCAGGTCGCCACGCTCAAGTCCGCGATCGCAGACTCGGGTTTGACTGTGCCGCAGCTGGTTTCGACGGCATGGAAGGCTGCCTCGTGCTACCGCAGCAGCGATATGCGAGGCGGCGCCAACGGTGGCCGGATCCGGCTGCAGCCACAGCTCGGCTGGGAGGCTAACGAGCCCGACGAACTGGCTCAGGTGATCAGCAAGCTGGAGCAGATCCAGGCCTCGGCGGGTGTCGACGTGTCCTTCGCCGACCTGGTGGTGCTGGCCGGCAACGTTGGTGTCGAAAAGGCCGCCAAGGCAGCCGGTTTCGACATCGAGGTGCCGTTCACCCCAGGTCGCGGTGACGCCACCCAGGAGCAGACCGACGTCGACTCGTTCTCCTACCTGGAGCCGAGGGCCGATGGGTTCCGCAACTACGCGGGCAAGGGGCTGTCCCTGCCAGCCGAGTACCACATCATCGACAAGGCCAATCTGCTGAATGTGTCGGCTCCGGAGATGACGGTGCTGGTCGGCGGCCTGCGGGTGCTTGGCGCCAACTTCGGTGGCACCAAGCTTGGTGTGCTGACCGACAAGCCGGGCGTATTGACGACCGACTTCTTTGTCAACCTGCTCGATATGAGCACCAAGTGGGCGCCGTCGTCGGCCGACGACGGAACCTACGTCGGCACGGACCGCACCAGCGGTGCCGACAAGTACACCGCCAGCCGCGTGGACCTGCTCTTCGGGTCCAACTCGCAGCTGCGGGCATTGGCCGAGGTTTACGCCGAGGACGGCGCCAAAGAGAAGTTCGTGAAGGACTTCGTCGCGGCCTGGGTCAAGGTGATGGACGCCGACCGGTTCGACGTGGCCTGA
- a CDS encoding mycobacterial-type methylenetetrahydrofolate reductase, producing the protein MPLNTVALELVPPNTDRSADEVLEEARKVVQFSGETGLAGRIGHVMIPGMIEEDDDRPVEMKPKLDVLDYWSRISPELPGVRGLCTQVTAFMNEQTLGDRLTELLDAGMEGIVFVGVPRTMNDGEGAGVAPTDALTIYRDLVPNRGAILIPTRDGEAGRFGFKCGQGATYGMTQLLYSDAIVGFLTDFAATTDFRPEILLSFGFVPKVEGRVGLINWLIQDPGNAAVGPEQDFVRTLADSGPAVKRRLLVDLYKRVIDGVAELGFPLSIHFEATYGMSRPAFETFAEMLAYWSPAGSLS; encoded by the coding sequence GTGCCCCTCAACACCGTCGCGCTCGAACTCGTCCCGCCCAACACCGATCGCAGCGCGGACGAAGTTCTGGAGGAGGCGCGCAAGGTCGTGCAGTTCTCCGGCGAGACCGGCCTCGCCGGCCGGATCGGCCACGTGATGATCCCAGGCATGATCGAAGAGGACGACGACCGTCCCGTCGAGATGAAACCCAAACTCGACGTGCTCGACTACTGGTCGCGTATTTCCCCGGAACTGCCTGGCGTCCGCGGCCTGTGCACCCAGGTGACCGCGTTCATGAACGAACAGACGCTGGGCGATCGGCTGACCGAACTGCTCGATGCGGGCATGGAAGGCATCGTCTTCGTCGGTGTCCCGCGCACCATGAACGACGGTGAGGGTGCCGGCGTCGCGCCGACTGATGCGCTGACGATTTACCGCGATCTGGTGCCCAACCGCGGGGCGATCCTGATCCCGACCAGGGACGGCGAAGCCGGCCGGTTCGGCTTCAAGTGCGGCCAGGGCGCCACCTACGGCATGACCCAGCTGCTCTACTCCGATGCCATCGTCGGCTTCCTGACCGATTTCGCCGCCACCACGGACTTCCGCCCGGAGATCCTGCTGTCGTTCGGCTTCGTCCCGAAGGTCGAGGGCCGGGTCGGGCTGATCAACTGGCTGATCCAGGATCCTGGCAATGCCGCCGTCGGCCCCGAGCAGGATTTCGTGCGCACACTCGCCGACAGCGGCCCTGCCGTCAAGCGACGGCTGTTGGTCGACCTGTACAAGCGGGTGATCGACGGCGTCGCCGAGCTCGGTTTCCCCTTGAGCATCCACTTCGAGGCCACCTACGGCATGTCCCGGCCAGCCTTCGAGACCTTCGCCGAGATGCTGGCCTACTGGTCGCCGGCGGGATCCCTGTCCTAG
- a CDS encoding MOSC domain-containing protein, with protein MIPAGRITSIWRYPVKSMLGERLDRAEIRELGLHADRTWAVRDVELDATTSAKRLPGLLWLNARYTQAPPPDAGPGHAPEVVITFPDGTEVSSSDAVVHQALSRYLDHEVELRPLPPIDRRDEYRTPRATKTDLRTIFGLEDGEPLPDLSMFPVRKLAQISRYATPVGSYVDAYPLHIVTEQSLAAMAALAPDSDFDVRRFRPTMVVDAPGASPHPEWDWCGGTLHAPDAELQPLIPTIRCVMPSHEQPELKQDREITRAIAAHSRRCLGAYGTITRAGRIAEGDVLQLDPPNRSTLGATAGSGAAKVKWAVMRAVSAAMPTGKRS; from the coding sequence ATGATCCCAGCTGGCCGCATTACTTCGATCTGGCGCTATCCGGTCAAGTCGATGCTGGGCGAGCGCCTCGACCGGGCCGAGATCAGAGAACTGGGCCTGCACGCCGACCGCACCTGGGCGGTGCGTGACGTCGAACTCGACGCGACGACCAGCGCCAAACGCCTACCCGGCCTGCTCTGGCTGAACGCGCGCTACACGCAGGCCCCACCGCCGGATGCCGGACCGGGCCACGCACCGGAAGTCGTCATCACATTCCCTGACGGCACCGAGGTGTCGAGTTCTGATGCTGTTGTGCACCAAGCACTCTCGCGCTATCTAGACCACGAGGTGGAACTTCGGCCACTGCCGCCGATCGATCGTCGCGACGAGTACCGCACACCCAGGGCCACCAAGACCGACCTGCGCACGATCTTTGGTCTCGAAGACGGCGAACCGCTGCCAGACCTGTCGATGTTCCCGGTTCGCAAGCTCGCCCAGATCAGCCGCTACGCCACGCCCGTTGGCAGCTACGTCGATGCCTATCCCTTGCACATCGTCACCGAGCAGAGCCTGGCCGCCATGGCCGCGCTGGCTCCGGATTCCGATTTCGACGTCCGGCGATTCCGCCCGACGATGGTGGTGGACGCCCCAGGGGCATCGCCGCATCCGGAGTGGGACTGGTGCGGCGGGACGCTACATGCCCCGGATGCCGAACTGCAGCCGCTGATTCCCACCATCCGCTGCGTGATGCCGTCGCATGAGCAGCCCGAGCTCAAACAGGACCGGGAGATCACTCGCGCGATCGCCGCCCATTCGCGACGGTGCCTTGGTGCCTACGGCACTATCACCAGGGCCGGTCGGATCGCGGAAGGCGATGTGCTGCAATTAGATCCGCCGAACCGATCAACACTCGGCGCGACTGCCGGATCGGGCGCAGCGAAGGTGAAATGGGCCGTCATGCGGGCGGTGTCCGCGGCCATGCCAACCGGGAAAAGGAGCTGA
- a CDS encoding enolase C-terminal domain-like protein — protein MQALIDFDGAPVFAIPARDSYRGFTAAEGMLIEGPQGWGEFCPPRGSDDLTAARWLTSAIEGGTVGWPDAVRGRVAVAVPVPAVNPQDAGAIVAGSGCRAADVRVTGQPEDASRLEAVRTALGPDGSIRCVVEHAWDVDTAAQLIPVLDRAAGGLEFVQQPCATAAELAAVHRRVEVRLAVDASTLSAGGPALSEVADLAILTVGALGGVRRALRFAERSDLPCVVSAASGSSETSIGLAGGLALAGALPEVPFACGLGTATALAGDIVSDGRALIPVEGYLPVAPMAPAPDTARIAEFSLDNAERITWWRGRLRAARELL, from the coding sequence GTGCAAGCACTGATCGATTTCGACGGGGCACCGGTTTTCGCCATCCCGGCTCGCGACTCCTACCGCGGCTTCACCGCCGCCGAGGGGATGCTGATCGAGGGACCACAGGGGTGGGGTGAATTCTGCCCACCCCGCGGCAGCGATGACCTGACGGCGGCACGCTGGCTGACGTCGGCCATCGAGGGCGGCACGGTCGGCTGGCCAGATGCGGTCCGCGGCCGGGTCGCGGTGGCGGTGCCGGTGCCCGCGGTGAATCCGCAGGATGCTGGTGCCATCGTTGCGGGCAGCGGGTGCCGCGCGGCGGATGTGCGAGTCACCGGACAGCCCGAAGACGCCTCCCGACTCGAGGCGGTGCGCACAGCGCTGGGACCGGATGGATCGATCCGCTGCGTGGTCGAACACGCCTGGGATGTCGACACCGCTGCCCAGCTGATTCCGGTGCTCGACCGGGCTGCCGGTGGCCTGGAATTCGTGCAACAGCCGTGCGCGACGGCGGCGGAATTGGCTGCGGTACACCGCCGCGTTGAGGTGCGGCTGGCAGTCGACGCGTCGACTCTCAGCGCTGGCGGACCGGCGTTGTCGGAGGTCGCCGACCTCGCGATCCTGACCGTCGGCGCGCTCGGCGGTGTGCGCCGGGCGCTGCGGTTCGCCGAACGCAGCGATCTGCCGTGCGTGGTCTCGGCGGCGTCCGGGTCGTCGGAAACCAGCATCGGGCTGGCCGGGGGACTGGCGCTGGCCGGTGCGCTGCCCGAGGTGCCGTTCGCCTGCGGGCTGGGCACCGCCACAGCGTTGGCCGGCGACATCGTCTCGGACGGCCGCGCGCTGATTCCGGTCGAGGGTTACCTGCCGGTGGCCCCGATGGCACCAGCACCCGATACCGCACGTATCGCGGAATTCTCGCTCGACAACGCCGAGCGAATCACGTGGTGGCGCGGACGTCTGCGCGCCGCCCGAGAACTTCTCTAG
- a CDS encoding Fur family transcriptional regulator, which produces MTSTSDIADQLRTAQLRVTRPRVAVLEAVHSHPHADTETIFGAVRTGLPEVSRQAVYDVLHALTAAGLVRRIQPSGSVARYEARVGDNHHHVVCRSCGVIGDVDCAVGDAPCLTPSDHHGFVLDEAEVVYWGLCPDCCTRQISRAQP; this is translated from the coding sequence GTGACGTCAACGTCGGATATTGCCGACCAGCTGCGGACAGCGCAGCTGCGGGTCACCCGCCCCCGCGTTGCGGTGCTCGAGGCCGTGCATTCCCATCCGCACGCCGACACCGAGACCATCTTCGGAGCTGTTCGCACCGGCCTGCCCGAGGTATCGCGCCAGGCGGTCTACGACGTTCTGCACGCTCTGACGGCCGCCGGGTTGGTGCGGCGCATCCAGCCGTCCGGCTCGGTCGCCCGCTACGAAGCGCGCGTCGGCGACAACCACCACCATGTCGTCTGCCGGTCGTGCGGCGTCATCGGCGATGTCGACTGTGCCGTCGGTGATGCACCCTGCTTGACGCCATCCGATCACCACGGATTCGTCCTGGATGAAGCCGAGGTCGTCTATTGGGGCCTGTGCCCCGACTGCTGCACCCGGCAGATTTCGCGAGCACAACCGTGA